Within the Mycteria americana isolate JAX WOST 10 ecotype Jacksonville Zoo and Gardens unplaced genomic scaffold, USCA_MyAme_1.0 Scaffold_66, whole genome shotgun sequence genome, the region ATGGGAGCCTTGTCAGCCCCGGCCGTCTTCTAGGTCCTCTCCCTCACCATCTCCTTGCTTGATTATGTATGTGTTACTATAGGGGCAACACGTTGTCCTGTTTGGAAGAGCTTTGCCATGTCCAGAAGGAATCAGCTACCCAGGCACGAGGCGGGAGCTGAAGCTGTGGTGGGCCACAGCCTTCGTCTCTGTGGTGGCGGAGAGACAAACAGAAGGTAACCAGCTTACCACAGATGAAGGACGGACCCTGCCAGGGCTGAGGAGCACATGCTAGATCAGCGTAAAGAGTACCTGGCAGAGCTCTGAAAAACTTTTCTGGTTTGTTGGAACTAACCACTGCCATGCAAGGCCTGACTCCCATTGCAACTCGTTATACGTCTGGTAATTCCTGGGTTCGTCGGTACTTAATTGCTTCATTCTTATTTGCCTAAGGTGAATGTCCAAGGTGCTTACGGGCTGTAGGATAAAAATTCGACAGAGACCTTGGTATGTGTGGTGGGAAAGATGAGGAAGAGCTGGGTGACAGCTGTTGATGCGTTTGCTCAAGGGAGCTGAGCTATGATGAGACACCTAAAAAGTGAGTATCCCTCTGGAACAATTACCATCAGTCCATTCGTGACTACATGGCACCCATTTGCCGTGTCCTTAAATGACTGACATGAGTAGTGCAGGTACCACTGATACCCAAGATGAGATGTGACAGGTGCCCCACCCACCAGCTTCCAGAGGAAATCTacccccttcccagcagcctccGCAGACCCTGAAAGTCCCTCCCCTCTTCTGGTCATGTGCATTGTTACGATTGGCTGACAGGACCTGCTATGCCTTCAGGTTTACCTGGAAATACCTCAGACCCATAAGGCCCTTCCCCTAGAGACACAggggaagcctttttttttgacCACCATTTTAGGAGCAGACATTGCCATTTTACAGCAGGGATCTCCCATTTTGTAAACATCACATTGCTCTGTGATTGACTGGTGGCCGTTTCTTGACACTGTTATTGCTCTGTGTTCTCAGGCAGCCCTGTGACTGGCTAGCAGCCCCTTACCATTACATACAGGGAGGCTGCCACTCTGGATGTGGCATTTCCCATGTGTTTTCATACTGCACTGTGACTGGCTGACAGCTCCTTCTTGACACCATCAAACAAACAAGTTCTGAGGCAGCCTTGTGATTGGCTTTGCGCCTCCTTTGGACCAGGAAGTGCTCAGTTAGAAGCACTCCGTGTTTCTGGAACATGTCCCTCATTTCAGCATCCAAAGAGTGGTCTGTATCAGCCCTCATGTCTTCCCTGGGTAATAGCAGCAGCCATAGCTGCTCCAGCTGATTTGCAGGCACCAGATCCATTTTTTCACACAGCCCACCATTGCTTTACCAAAAGCCTTGCAatgagcagaagagcaaaacttAAGTCCTCCACAAATTTGATGAAAGGATATTTCCAGAGCACTTCTTGATAAAGCAGTTGCCAGCAACTGTAACACTGCAGAATATTCCCAGGCATAACAGGCAGCAAGGGGTTGGCATTCGTCAGCTGTCCAGTGGTTGCAAGTGAGCCGACTGTGCAGCATCAGAGAGGGTGAAAGGGAGACAGGCAGAATTTTCTCTGAGATGCAGCATCTTGAAGAGCCCCCGACCCCAAATGCAGTGGAGAAGCAGACAGTGTCTACCCCTAGGTAGACAAGGTAAGTGCAATCTCTGGAGAAGTTGAAggatggaagctggtgacttctggcaccaAGCGGAAGGCTCCTGCCCCACCTAAGGGCTTACAACTACAAAATAGGTTCACGGCCCTTGAAGTTAAAGCGGAGCCAGATGTGCCTTGAAGCAAAGGATCTGGTCCCCCTGACCCTAAACCATGCAAGGCCACCAGGAAGAAGAAGCAAGTGACAGTTATGGGTGACTCCCCACTGTGAGGACAGAGGCACCAATCTGCCCACCTGGCCTGTCACCTAGAgagctttgctgcctgccaggggccCAGATCCCGGATATTGTGGAGGGACTGATGAAGCTCATTCAGCCCCCTGACCGCTACCCCCTGCTGTTATTCCTTGTGGGCACAAATGATACGGCTAGGGGGAACCTGGACAGGATCAAAAGTGGTtacagagctctgcaggcagtAGTCAAGGGCATGTGGGCCCACGTAGTGCTGTCCTCAATCCcgctggagaagggaaggggtgTGAAGAGGAAGACAGTGCTAATGCAGGTCAATAACTGGCTGTGGAACTGGAGTTGGTGACAGGGCTTTGGGTCCTACGACCATGGGACCCTTTTTGCAGACCAGCATCTGCTCGGGAGACTTGGGATCGACCTCACCCAGTGGGGCAAAGTTACCTTTGCCAGTAGGATGGCTGACCTGataaggagggctttaaactaggaataACGGGGCGGAGGGAGAGAGCaaccagcagccctgtgagggatTGATGGACACAGCTGATGAGCAAAGGGCCTGGGGTGATGTGCCAGGAAGGGATCACAAGACCAAGAAAACAGGGCTGAAGTGGGGTCATCCCTAGCATGTAAGCATGAAGTGCCTGCAAGGCATGATTGtggagaaatcccccaaacccttTCTAGGAAgtcaacatgctggggtgcccCTGTcaagtgcctgtacactaatgcacgcagtatggggaataaacacGAGGAGTTAGAGATCTGGGTGCAGATCGCGTTGGGATCCCAACGATCACGCTGGGATCACAGAGACGGTGTGGGATGGCTCCTGTGACGCATATTGCAATGGCGGGATAGAGGCTGTTTCAGAGGGACAGGCTGAGAAGACGAGGAGTAGGACTTTCCCTttctgtgagagagcagctggagtgcatggagctctgcctgggggtggATGATgtgccaactgagagcttatgggtaagcATTAAAGAGAAGACAGGTAAAGGTGACATTGTAGTGGGTGTTTGCTCTAGGCTGCCTGACCAGGAACAACCAGCGGATGAGACCCTCTACAggcagataggagcagcctcacattcacaggccctTTTCCTCATGGGGAACTTCAACCACTGCGGTATCTGTTGGAGGGAAAACACAGGAGGACATAAGCAagccaggaggttcctggagtgcatggaTGAGAACTTCATCTCcgaagtgacagaggagccaaggaggacaggtgctctgctggacctcatacacACCAAGAAGGAAGGGCTTGTTGGGGATGTGAAgatcaaaggcagccttggctgcagtgacaaTGGGATGGTGGAGCAGGatcctgaggggagggaggagggtaaATAGCAAGCTCAGAACGcaggacttcaggagagcagacttctgtctctttaaagatctgcttggaagagtgccatgggataaggccctggaggcCAGAggggcccaggaaagctggttaatagtcaaggatcacctcctccaagctcaaaaGCAGTCCATCCCGATGAGCAGAAAGCCAGGCAAACATGCCAGGAGGCCGgcgtggatgaacaaggagctcctggcaaaaccaaaacacaagaagGAAGCATACAGAAGATGGAAGCAAGGATGGGTAACCTGTGAGGAATACAGGGACACTGTCAAAGCATGCAGGGATGGGATTAGGAAAGTCAAAGCCCAAGTGGAactgaatctggtgagggatgcCAATGGCAACAAGGCTTCTATACGGACACAGGTAACATGGAGAAGGCTTAGGTGctgaatgccgcctttgcctcaatTTTTACTAGCAAGATCAGCCTTCGGAGTCCTACATCCCTACAGCCTTCGGAGTCCTACATCCCGGAGACCTACATCCCTACAGCCTTCggagaccagagggaaagtctggcACAAGGGagacgtacccttggtggaagaggatcaggtcagggaatactgtAAGCAAACTGCACGTACATAAGTCCATCTGGTGCTGACTCCATAGGAAAAATGGAGTTTGGATCATGTGTCCCAGTCTCCTGCATACACTCCCTGTCATAGATAATATAGCCCTGCcctttttctggatttttgttcccacgTGTGAAACACTGGTGCTGGTTTACATTACAGATCTGTTTATCGCACATCCCGCACTTCCAACTTTACATTCGTGCTGTTTTTCTGCCTCGGCCTTCAAGTTCTCACAGGAAATCATAGCCAAACCGTCAACTTCTTTTTTAACAGGCGTGGCCTTGCGCCTCTGTAAGCATTCCCCAGACCTGCACAACAGCCGGCAACTGGGgcacctcttccttctccccagcttAAATGCACAGTCACGAGACAAGCAGAGCCGTCAACAAAATGTACAGCTCTGGCCATGGTTATAGAATGTATGACAAAGCCCACAAGAGTTGCTCACTCCAAACACCTTCCTGACATCCTTAACACATTAATAATGAAGAtgtaaaaggaggaaacaggTCTTGCAATATCTGAGGCTGTCGCTTGGTTTAAAAGTCCCCCAATCCTTTTTCCCCTCCGACAGGAGGATGGTGCATATATTAACATGTCCCCAGACAAGGGGATGTCACTCAGCGTGACCTTCCTGTGCACAGACCACCCCAGTTGGTCTTGTAGCTCTTTTGTTCTGCGTAACGATTCTGCGCCTGTCAGGTCCCTTGCAGCTGTAAGTGCCATGTTACTCCCTGCAAAACAGAGATAATTGTCACTGCTATTTAGATCAATGAAACAGCACCACTTTTTGTCTCTAACTTTGGAATGGGGGATAGACTGCAGGTTCTGTGTACGCCACGCACAAAGGCTTTCACAATAATGACAGCCTGGTGGAAAGTCTGATCAGAACACAGCGCTCTTTTACTTTGTTGGGGAGTTCTGACCCAGTCTAAAAATGTCACAGTGTTCACATTGTTTCAGTTACCAGCAGGAGAATATGAAGTCATGCATGCTGACAGCTTCAAGATGGAGCTGAGCATAATCACCAGGTTCAAACAGCTGGTGCAAACGatgaaaaatgtgctctacaccctAAACCAATTTTTCATAAGCTTCATGTAGTGAGTGATGTCTGATGTAAATTAATAAATCGGTCTAGCTCCAAACCTCTGGATCGGCCAGTCCCACTGCCTGACATGCTCCATGGAAGCCATGGGGCAGACTTCTGCCTCCTTCAACTCCTGCTGCATTTGAGGGTGGGGACCAAAATGGACTCTGAAATGCTTCCTCGGGACTTGGGAGTGCAGCAGGCAGCCTCTTGCAGGAAGACAACCTCACTGTGTTCAACCGCCTCTTGCACTGCGAGGGACTGCAGTAACCGGGAAGTGCCTTCCAGGAGGTCCTCTTCTAGCCTCATGGGAGACATGTTCATGGGCCCACcacattcagaaaaacagtttgcatTAAGGGCCCTTGTGATCCCCATAATCCCCTGCCAGTAAGATGCCAAAAGAGGTGAACACATTTCTCCAGAGGGCGGGTTTAAGAGGAAGAGAATCGAAATGCAGCAGTGCAGCCCACCTGCCTGGGAAGCTGACCACAAGTGAACATTGGAGCAagttgggagggagggagggaaagagaaagatatGACACGTCCTCATGCAGGGAAGCCCTTGGGTGACCAGCCAAAgactgcagggctgggagcagctgggccCCTTCCTGTCAATGCAGCCACAGGTAAGCCCACCAGCGTGCCCCAGGCCAACATCACTTGCCTGCACTGCACCCGTCTGGCACCTGAGCTGAGTCTTCTGCTGGCACTGACACGTTCCTGCCCCGGAAATCCTGGGGCCTCTCAGTCGCAGCACTCAGAAGAAGCCTCCGTGAGGGAATGTGTACAGCATAaaccaggaaatgaaaaggcgCTGCCGGGGAAAACAACCACACAGCCCATGTCATTAGCTGGGATGATTTCCATTCATCATGAGCACCTTAGAAAATTGCCACTTCCGTCAAAGCTGCCTCTGGTCCTGGGGCAGGTCAGGGCCACCATAAAAGCCAGCCCAACTCCTTGCTCTCTCACCCACTTCTCTCACCTCCTTCTCCTTGGGAACCAGGTGGGTCTGAAGAACTTTCCTCATGCAGATGCATACTCCTCCATCCTGTGCTGGGTCTCAGTGCTGCTTGTcgtgggagggggaagaagggtgAAGGTCTGACTAAGACAGTGTCTGGGACATGCCTCTGGAGGGAGGCTCTTCTTTTAAGAGATAGGCAGCAGCCTCGTTGGGCCAGGCGACACTTTGCAGTACCATGTCTGGATAAGGCCAGGAAACCCTTTTGCCTCACTGCCCAGTTTCTACCTCCCGGCTCAGCAGGTGCCTTTGACTTTGGTGACAGACTTGTGGCAAACTGCTCCTCACATGTCCCTGTGCTTTGAttcctctctgccctctctcccaggtgcacttCTGGACCTgagacatgtcctgctacgacCAGTGCCTGCCGTGCCGGCCCTgtggcccgaccccgctggccaacagctgcaatgagccctgtgtcaggcagtgccagaactccaccgttGTCATTGAGCCCCCTCCCGTGGTGgtggccctgcctggccccatTCTCAGCTCtttcccgcagaacaccgttgtgggctcctccacctccgctgctgttggcagcatcctcagctgtgatggagtgcccatcacctctgggtgctgtgacctctctggcatttccagccgctactgtGGCAGAAGGTGTCCCCCCTGCTAAAGCCACTGCTGACAGCCTGGACAAGGACCGCCTGGAACCCAGAAGCTCATGCTGAACTGAGGACAAAGCTCCTGGCCATCGATTTCAGAGAG harbors:
- the LOC142404030 gene encoding feather keratin Cos2-3-like, which gives rise to MSCYDQCLPCRPCGPTPLANSCNEPCVRQCQNSTVVIEPPPVVVALPGPILSSFPQNTVVGSSTSAAVGSILSCDGVPITSGCCDLSGISSRYCGRRCPPC